The following are encoded together in the Buchnera aphidicola (Acyrthosiphon lactucae) genome:
- the yajC gene encoding preprotein translocase subunit YajC produces the protein MSFFIQNANATVNKISESGNSYSLIFMVIIFLLVFYFMLFRPQQKKDKEHKNLMNSLVQGDEVITTSGLLGRIKKITKNGYILLQLNDTTEVFIKQDFIASSLPKGTLKSL, from the coding sequence ATGAGTTTTTTTATTCAAAACGCCAATGCTACAGTAAATAAAATATCAGAAAGTGGAAATTCATATTCTTTAATATTTATGGTTATAATCTTTTTATTAGTTTTTTATTTTATGCTTTTTCGTCCCCAACAAAAGAAAGATAAAGAACACAAAAATCTTATGAATTCTCTTGTTCAAGGAGATGAAGTCATTACAACCAGTGGTTTATTAGGACGAATAAAAAAAATTACAAAAAATGGATATATTTTACTTCAATTAAATGATACAACTGAAGTATTTATAAAACAAGATTTTATAGCATCATCATTACCTAAGGGTACTTTAAAATCTTTATAA
- the glyS gene encoding glycine--tRNA ligase subunit beta: MIKKTLLIEIGTEELPARLLFKISLYFYENFIKELNYYNIKYKKIQYFSTPRRLALKIIDIDITDKFIEITKRGPSIINSYDKNRCLTQSAMRWLNHCGININQTTRLKNKKGEWLLYQTRKKQEKIELLIPKMTESALKNISIKKCMRWEENNQKFFRPIRNIVILLDNQIIEGKIFNIASNNLLQNHLSLKENQIEIQDARDYPKVLFQKQNIIADHIIRKKTIIKNIKEIAQKINGFIKNNDLLIEEVTSLVESPTALLANFEKKFLKIPQKILVHTIEKQQKCFPIYNFKKELLPYFIFVSNINSKEPQKIIIGNQKVMHARLSDAEFFLKNDRMIKLENHLLSLKKVLFKNKLGSLYEKTLRLTLLIQWIAKYNCSNIQDSIRAALLSKCDLVTHVVSEFPELKGTIGMYYSLEDKEKKDVAIALKEQYLPIFSGDKIPYTSIGCALSIADKMDTLSGMFYVGNIPSSDKDPFALRRLAIGIIRIIIEKKIPLDLKDLINKSLHLYDEKNVNNLILFNKILEFIIKRLFHWYEETGYNIKIIKSVLSYKSTQLIDVHEKIKAISFFQKLESSKSIILSIKRISNILENENKKITGLINIKLMTEVEEIILFNQIKNFNVNTRNLFLEKKYKDILIEIKNLEKPISNFFEKVRIHDSNSQIRLNRLILLNTLKEIFFSIVDFSYLY; encoded by the coding sequence ATGATAAAAAAAACATTATTAATTGAAATAGGAACTGAAGAACTACCAGCTAGATTGCTTTTTAAAATATCTTTATATTTTTATGAAAATTTTATTAAGGAGTTGAATTATTATAATATTAAATATAAAAAAATCCAATATTTTTCTACTCCAAGAAGATTAGCATTAAAAATAATAGATATTGATATAACAGATAAATTTATAGAAATAACAAAAAGAGGTCCATCAATAATCAATTCTTATGACAAAAATAGATGTTTAACACAATCAGCTATGCGTTGGTTAAACCATTGTGGAATTAATATTAATCAAACTACTCGTTTAAAAAATAAAAAAGGTGAATGGTTGTTATATCAAACAAGAAAAAAACAAGAAAAAATTGAACTACTAATTCCTAAAATGACTGAATCAGCGCTGAAAAATATTTCAATAAAAAAATGTATGCGTTGGGAAGAAAATAATCAAAAATTTTTTCGTCCTATTCGTAATATAGTAATTCTATTAGACAATCAAATTATTGAAGGGAAAATATTTAATATTGCTTCTAATAATCTTCTTCAAAATCATCTTTCTTTAAAAGAAAATCAAATAGAAATTCAAGATGCTAGAGATTATCCAAAAGTTCTTTTTCAAAAACAAAATATTATTGCGGATCATATAATTCGTAAAAAAACAATCATAAAAAACATTAAAGAAATTGCACAAAAAATTAACGGTTTTATAAAAAATAATGATCTATTGATTGAAGAAGTAACCTCTTTGGTAGAATCACCTACAGCACTTTTAGCTAATTTTGAAAAAAAATTTCTTAAAATACCTCAAAAAATACTAGTGCACACTATAGAAAAACAACAAAAATGTTTCCCAATATATAATTTTAAAAAAGAACTTCTTCCATACTTTATCTTTGTCTCTAATATTAATTCAAAAGAACCACAAAAAATTATCATTGGAAATCAAAAAGTAATGCATGCACGACTTTCTGATGCTGAATTTTTTTTAAAAAATGACAGGATGATAAAATTAGAAAATCATCTTTTATCTTTGAAAAAAGTATTATTTAAAAATAAACTTGGTTCATTATATGAAAAAACCTTGCGTCTTACACTACTTATACAATGGATTGCTAAATACAATTGCAGTAATATACAAGATTCAATCAGAGCTGCACTTCTCTCTAAATGTGATCTTGTAACTCATGTAGTATCCGAATTTCCAGAACTAAAAGGAACGATAGGTATGTACTATTCGTTAGAAGATAAAGAAAAAAAAGATGTTGCTATTGCTCTTAAAGAACAATATCTACCAATTTTTTCAGGAGATAAAATACCATATACTTCTATAGGTTGCGCACTATCCATTGCTGATAAAATGGATACTTTATCAGGGATGTTTTATGTTGGAAACATCCCAAGTTCAGATAAAGATCCATTTGCATTAAGACGATTAGCTATAGGAATAATACGTATTATTATAGAAAAGAAAATACCATTAGATTTAAAAGATTTAATCAATAAAAGTCTTCATCTATACGATGAAAAAAATGTTAATAATTTGATTTTATTCAATAAAATTCTTGAATTTATAATAAAAAGACTATTTCATTGGTATGAAGAAACAGGATATAATATAAAAATTATCAAATCAGTATTATCATATAAATCAACACAACTAATAGACGTTCATGAAAAAATAAAAGCTATATCTTTTTTTCAAAAACTAGAAAGTTCAAAATCAATAATATTATCTATTAAAAGAATATCTAATATTTTAGAAAACGAAAATAAAAAAATTACTGGACTCATTAATATAAAACTAATGACTGAAGTAGAAGAAATTATATTATTTAATCAAATAAAAAACTTTAATGTTAATACAAGAAATTTATTTTTAGAAAAAAAATATAAAGATATTTTAATCGAAATCAAAAATCTTGAAAAACCTATATCTAATTTTTTTGAAAAAGTTAGAATACACGATTCTAATTCTCAAATACGTTTAAATCGACTAATTTTATTAAATACTTTAAAAGAAATTTTTTTTTCAATAGTAGATTTTTCTTATTTATATTAA
- the glyQ gene encoding glycine--tRNA ligase subunit alpha yields MKNYHNNFYNLITILQKYWLQQGCTVFQPLDLPIGAGTFHNITFLGTIGPEPINAAYVQSCRRPTDGRYGENPNRLQHYYQFQVIIKPPRDDIQNLYLNSLNLLNIDEKTNDIRFVEDNWENPTLGAWGIGWEIWLNGMEITQFTYFQQVGGLECNPVTVEITYGLERIAMHMQNKSNLYDLVWNIHNNKKITYGNIFQQNEIEQSQYNFYYSDINFLFSCFMQYELEATKLINLKKPLLLVSYEKILQANHIFNLLDARKAISSTERQSYILRIRKLTAQIAKKYLNLREKLGFPLCYKKREKNDKKNIIN; encoded by the coding sequence ATGAAAAATTACCATAATAATTTTTATAATTTAATTACAATTTTGCAAAAATATTGGTTGCAACAAGGATGCACTGTTTTTCAACCATTAGATCTACCAATAGGAGCCGGAACATTTCATAATATCACTTTTTTAGGTACTATTGGACCAGAACCAATTAATGCTGCATATGTACAATCTTGTCGTCGTCCTACTGATGGAAGATATGGAGAAAATCCTAATCGTTTGCAACATTACTATCAATTTCAAGTTATTATAAAACCTCCTCGAGATGATATTCAAAATCTCTATTTAAATTCATTAAATTTATTAAATATAGATGAAAAAACAAATGATATACGTTTTGTAGAAGATAACTGGGAAAATCCTACACTAGGTGCTTGGGGCATTGGTTGGGAAATTTGGTTGAATGGAATGGAAATTACTCAATTTACTTATTTTCAACAAGTAGGTGGATTAGAATGTAATCCTGTAACTGTAGAAATAACGTATGGTTTGGAAAGAATTGCTATGCATATGCAAAATAAATCAAATTTATATGATCTTGTTTGGAATATACATAATAATAAAAAAATAACTTATGGTAATATTTTTCAACAAAATGAAATAGAACAGTCACAATATAATTTCTACTATTCTGATATTAACTTTTTATTTAGTTGCTTTATGCAATATGAACTAGAAGCAACAAAACTAATAAATTTAAAAAAACCATTATTATTAGTATCATATGAAAAAATATTACAAGCCAATCATATATTTAATTTATTAGATGCAAGAAAGGCTATATCTTCCACCGAACGTCAAAGTTATATTTTACGCATTCGAAAATTAACTGCTCAAATAGCAAAAAAATATTTAAATTTAAGAGAAAAATTAGGATTTCCATTATGTTATAAAAAAAGAGAAAAAAATGATAAAAAAAACATTATTAATTGA
- the nfo gene encoding deoxyribonuclease IV, which yields MNYIGAHFSSAGGLEKTVLRAVQIKATAFSFFTRNQRQWFSRPLLQKEIDDFKELCIKYTFTPQQILPHSSYLINLGHPIDDLLKKSRASFINEMMRCSQLGLIFLNFHPGSHLNRISENSCLLRISDSINIALEKTKNVIAVIENTAGQGTNVGYCFEHLSEIIKNVDDKSRVGVCIDTCHLFASGYDLRTEQDCENAFETFNNLIGLKYLKGIHLNDSKRKLNSRIDRHESLGLGEIGKLAFRWIIRNKKFYNIPMILETVNSAIWEEEIFWLRSQKKFN from the coding sequence ATGAACTATATTGGTGCACATTTTAGTTCTGCTGGTGGTTTAGAAAAAACAGTTTTACGTGCTGTTCAAATCAAAGCAACAGCTTTTTCTTTTTTTACTAGAAATCAACGCCAATGGTTTTCTCGTCCATTACTTCAAAAAGAAATAGATGATTTTAAAGAGTTGTGTATTAAATATACATTCACACCTCAACAAATTTTACCTCATAGTAGTTATTTAATTAATTTAGGTCATCCTATCGATGATTTATTAAAAAAATCTAGAGCTTCTTTTATTAATGAAATGATGCGTTGTAGCCAACTCGGTTTAATATTTTTAAATTTTCATCCAGGTAGTCATTTAAATAGAATTAGTGAAAATTCTTGCTTATTACGAATTTCTGATTCTATTAATATAGCTTTAGAAAAAACTAAAAATGTAATTGCAGTTATAGAGAATACAGCAGGACAAGGAACTAATGTAGGATATTGTTTTGAACATTTGTCTGAAATTATTAAAAATGTTGATGATAAATCTAGAGTTGGAGTATGTATTGACACATGTCATTTATTTGCATCAGGGTATGATTTACGTACTGAGCAAGATTGTGAAAATGCATTTGAAACATTTAATAACTTAATAGGATTGAAATATTTAAAAGGGATTCACTTAAATGATTCTAAAAGAAAACTTAATAGTCGTATTGATCGTCACGAAAGTTTAGGATTAGGTGAAATAGGAAAATTAGCTTTTCGATGGATTATAAGAAACAAAAAATTTTATAACATTCCAATGATTTTAGAAACAGTTAATTCTGCGATATGGGAAGAAGAAATTTTTTGGTTAAGATCACAAAAAAAATTTAATTAA
- the rplY gene encoding 50S ribosomal protein L25, with translation MLTLQVETRKEKGKSFSRRLRINNKFPGILYGVDKTEILLILDHNSVFNLQKKVEFYTENFFLLIKDIKYKVKVQAIQRHSFKSKLLHIDFLYVS, from the coding sequence ATGTTGACGCTTCAAGTAGAAACAAGAAAAGAAAAAGGTAAAAGCTTTAGTAGAAGATTACGTATTAACAACAAATTTCCGGGAATTTTGTATGGAGTTGATAAAACTGAAATTTTACTTATATTAGACCATAATTCTGTTTTTAATTTGCAAAAAAAAGTAGAATTTTATACAGAAAATTTTTTCTTGCTTATTAAAGATATAAAATATAAAGTTAAAGTACAGGCTATTCAACGACATTCCTTTAAATCAAAATTATTACATATTGATTTTTTATATGTTTCTTAA
- a CDS encoding DedA family protein, producing the protein MESWLTSFITQSVTYALLVVGIISFLESLALVGLLLPGIILMTTLGTFIGDGRLLFYPAWISGTIGCLLGDWISYYIGLYFKNWLYNFNFLKKNQKLLDKTKSVLHKHSMITIIIGRFIGPIRPLIPMVSGMLKLPLKKFIFPSIIGCILWPPVYFFPGIVAGIAIKIPQNSQNSYFKWFLLIISILIWLGIWLTSKWWKMRKNHKNNNTDFFFNKKKIGWLAILTMLSGFSSLIAIQFHPTMFIFRKIFSAILLGIY; encoded by the coding sequence ATGGAATCTTGGTTAACATCTTTTATAACACAATCTGTCACATACGCTCTCTTAGTAGTTGGTATTATTTCTTTTTTAGAATCTCTTGCTTTAGTAGGCTTATTACTTCCTGGTATTATTTTAATGACTACATTAGGCACATTCATAGGTGATGGAAGATTATTATTTTATCCTGCTTGGATATCTGGAACAATCGGATGTTTATTAGGCGATTGGATTTCATATTATATCGGCTTGTATTTTAAAAATTGGCTTTATAATTTTAATTTTTTAAAAAAAAATCAAAAATTACTCGATAAAACTAAATCTGTATTGCATAAACATAGCATGATTACTATTATAATTGGACGTTTTATAGGACCAATCAGACCTTTAATACCAATGGTTTCTGGGATGTTAAAACTACCATTAAAAAAATTTATTTTTCCTAGTATTATTGGATGTATATTATGGCCTCCAGTATATTTCTTTCCTGGTATAGTTGCAGGAATCGCTATTAAAATACCTCAAAATTCTCAAAATAGTTATTTCAAGTGGTTTTTATTAATTATTTCAATTTTAATATGGCTAGGTATTTGGTTAACATCAAAATGGTGGAAAATGAGAAAAAATCATAAAAATAATAACACTGATTTTTTTTTCAATAAGAAAAAAATTGGATGGTTAGCAATTTTAACTATGTTATCTGGCTTTTCAAGCTTAATTGCTATACAATTTCATCCTACAATGTTTATTTTTAGAAAAATTTTTTCTGCGATATTATTAGGAATATATTAA
- a CDS encoding peptidylprolyl isomerase, with protein sequence MKVCILVIFYIFTGIFYVFAKDINVDNITAIVNDQIILSSDVNNLLFFLKKEGKNFRTPLRSNFLKEKAIQKLIVDSLILQEANRMNIRVTPEQIDVVIKNIARKKNISFDKLKNYILLHNLNNNYIKNIEKLLKIKIMQDYELHKRIHVPEQEVNFIFNKLVKNKKKFQKINLSYILLPSLKKDSNDTMRNRKKIAEDIVNKLEKGYDFEKLLIDCKKDKSIFLIKKMFWMHYSDIKKNFSETLNIFKKGQILGPLLGDKGFYILRVNDIYNNKENIKTEFYMQHCLIKPTIILTDQESKKNIFKIYKNIKKGIYSFDDAVKNLSHDSYSSNKKGNLGWISKELFNFNFDKNFFYLKNNQISKPIKSNFGWHIFKVLDKRQVDYFYNLKKKQAYNILFNKRIMLEKNNWIEELKNTAYIKIIRS encoded by the coding sequence ATGAAAGTATGTATTTTAGTAATTTTTTATATTTTTACTGGTATTTTCTATGTTTTTGCTAAAGATATTAACGTAGATAATATTACAGCTATTGTTAATGATCAAATTATATTAAGTAGCGATGTAAATAATCTTCTTTTTTTTCTAAAAAAAGAAGGTAAAAATTTTCGAACTCCTTTAAGAAGTAATTTTTTAAAAGAAAAAGCAATTCAAAAATTAATTGTAGATTCTTTAATATTACAAGAAGCAAATAGAATGAATATTAGAGTTACTCCAGAACAGATTGATGTTGTAATTAAAAATATTGCTCGTAAAAAAAATATTAGTTTTGATAAGTTAAAAAATTATATTTTACTTCATAATCTTAATAATAATTATATAAAGAATATTGAAAAATTATTAAAAATTAAGATAATGCAAGATTATGAACTTCATAAACGTATTCATGTTCCAGAACAAGAAGTTAATTTTATTTTTAACAAACTTGTAAAAAATAAAAAAAAATTTCAAAAGATAAATTTAAGCTACATTTTATTGCCTTCTTTAAAAAAAGATTCTAATGATACTATGAGAAATAGAAAAAAAATAGCAGAAGATATCGTAAATAAACTTGAAAAAGGTTATGATTTTGAAAAACTACTTATAGATTGTAAAAAAGATAAATCTATTTTTTTAATAAAAAAAATGTTTTGGATGCATTATTCAGATATAAAAAAAAATTTTTCTGAAACTTTAAATATTTTTAAAAAAGGACAGATTTTAGGGCCTTTATTAGGAGATAAGGGGTTTTATATTTTAAGAGTTAATGATATTTATAACAATAAAGAAAATATTAAAACCGAATTTTACATGCAGCACTGTTTAATAAAGCCTACGATTATTTTAACAGATCAAGAATCGAAAAAGAATATTTTTAAAATATATAAAAATATCAAAAAAGGAATTTATAGTTTTGATGATGCAGTTAAAAATTTATCTCATGATTCCTATTCATCTAATAAAAAAGGTAATTTAGGATGGATTTCAAAAGAGTTATTTAATTTCAATTTTGATAAAAATTTTTTTTATTTAAAAAATAACCAAATAAGTAAGCCTATTAAATCTAATTTTGGATGGCATATTTTTAAAGTATTAGATAAACGTCAAGTAGATTATTTTTATAACTTGAAAAAAAAACAAGCTTATAATATTTTATTCAATAAAAGAATAATGCTAGAAAAGAATAATTGGATAGAAGAACTTAAAAATACTGCTTATATAAAAATTATAAGATCATAA
- the rsmA gene encoding 16S rRNA (adenine(1518)-N(6)/adenine(1519)-N(6))-dimethyltransferase RsmA, which produces MIIKHSQRHIPLKRYGQNFLVNKNTIQDIVKIINPNIKQILVEIGPGLGALTKSMCQFLEKLIVIEVDPNLLLLLKKRSFYSKLIVFCQDALRFNFIDLFHKKNQLIRIFGNLPYNISTSLIILLFKQIQVIQDMNFMLQKEVAERLISIPGNKSYGRLSIISQYYCNIKILLNVIPEDFRPIPKVHSVFINLTPHTNSPYFVHDINILSYITKNAFQNRRKILRHSLKNFFSKKELLQLEINPNLRAENISIFQYCQLSNYLYKKLNTTLKTN; this is translated from the coding sequence ATGATTATAAAACATTCTCAAAGACATATTCCCCTAAAAAGATATGGACAAAATTTTCTTGTCAATAAAAATACTATTCAAGATATTGTTAAAATAATTAACCCGAATATAAAACAAATATTAGTAGAAATTGGACCAGGATTAGGTGCATTAACGAAATCAATGTGTCAATTTTTAGAAAAATTAATTGTTATTGAAGTAGATCCTAATTTATTACTTTTATTAAAAAAACGTTCATTTTATTCAAAATTAATAGTCTTTTGCCAAGATGCTCTACGTTTTAATTTTATAGATTTATTTCATAAAAAAAATCAATTAATTCGTATTTTTGGAAACTTACCATATAATATCTCTACATCTTTAATTATTTTATTATTTAAACAAATTCAAGTTATTCAAGATATGAATTTTATGTTGCAAAAAGAAGTTGCTGAGAGACTAATTTCGATTCCTGGAAATAAATCTTATGGTCGTTTAAGCATTATATCTCAATATTATTGTAATATTAAAATATTATTAAATGTTATACCTGAAGACTTTAGACCTATTCCGAAAGTTCATTCTGTTTTTATTAATTTAACTCCTCATACCAATTCTCCTTATTTTGTTCATGATATAAATATTTTAAGTTATATTACGAAAAATGCTTTTCAGAACAGAAGAAAAATTTTGCGTCATAGTTTAAAAAATTTTTTTTCTAAAAAAGAATTGCTTCAATTAGAAATTAATCCAAATTTACGAGCTGAAAATATTTCTATTTTTCAGTATTGTCAATTATCTAATTATTTATATAAAAAATTAAATACTACTTTAAAAACAAACTAA
- the apaH gene encoding bis(5'-nucleosyl)-tetraphosphatase (symmetrical) ApaH, producing MSTYFLSDIHGCYKEFRMLLEKSDFDDKKDYLWIAGDLVSRGPDSLNVVRYLYSLKNRVKIVLGNHDINLIAVYSGIKENKKENYFNEFLSSSDRFELINWLRCQSLLKVDEKRKIIMSHAGISPQWDIDTAKICALEIEDFLSHENYSLFLKEMYDNNINFWELKLNQLDRLRYAINSFTRMRYCYPDCRLNMFHKQSPNFVKYPLRPWFLMPSKIPKVYSIFFGHWSSLKGTYIPEPFFSLDGGCCWGEELIMLRWEDKKWFSQPFLLK from the coding sequence ATGAGTACTTATTTTTTAAGTGATATACACGGTTGTTATAAAGAATTTAGAATGCTTTTAGAAAAATCAGATTTTGATGATAAAAAAGATTATTTATGGATTGCAGGTGATTTAGTATCTAGAGGTCCTGATTCTCTTAATGTTGTAAGATATCTTTATTCATTAAAAAATAGAGTAAAAATAGTACTAGGCAATCATGATATAAATTTAATTGCAGTATATTCTGGTATAAAAGAAAATAAAAAAGAAAATTATTTTAATGAATTTCTTTCTTCATCAGATAGATTTGAATTGATAAATTGGCTTCGTTGTCAATCTCTTTTAAAAGTTGATGAAAAACGTAAAATTATTATGTCACATGCTGGAATTAGTCCACAATGGGATATTGATACAGCGAAAATTTGTGCATTAGAAATTGAGGATTTTTTATCTCATGAAAATTATTCTTTATTTCTAAAAGAGATGTATGATAATAATATAAATTTTTGGGAATTAAAATTGAATCAATTAGATAGATTACGATATGCTATAAATTCTTTTACAAGAATGAGATATTGTTATCCTGATTGTCGATTAAATATGTTTCATAAACAATCTCCTAATTTTGTCAAATATCCTTTACGACCATGGTTTTTAATGCCATCTAAGATTCCAAAAGTTTATTCTATTTTTTTTGGACACTGGTCTTCTTTAAAAGGCACTTATATACCTGAACCTTTTTTCTCATTAGATGGTGGTTGTTGTTGGGGAGAAGAATTAATTATGTTAAGATGGGAAGACAAAAAGTGGTTTTCACAGCCTTTTTTATTAAAATAG
- the folA gene encoding type 3 dihydrofolate reductase — protein sequence MNISLIAAISNNLVIGNKNKIPWHVPEDLKWFKKRTINKNIIMGRLTWESIKKPLPMRTNIVISSNEIKEEGVIWVNSISNAIISAQYNKEIMVIGGAKIYKKMLFYANKLYLTHIDTDIIGDSYFPQYKLYSSWKVLFQKKNIKNKLNQYNYTFEILSR from the coding sequence ATGAATATAAGTTTGATTGCAGCTATATCTAATAACTTAGTTATTGGAAACAAGAATAAAATTCCTTGGCATGTTCCAGAAGATTTAAAATGGTTTAAAAAACGAACTATCAATAAAAACATAATTATGGGCCGTTTAACTTGGGAATCTATTAAAAAACCTTTACCAATGCGTACAAATATAGTAATTAGTAGTAATGAAATTAAAGAAGAAGGTGTAATTTGGGTGAACTCAATATCTAATGCAATTATTTCTGCACAGTATAATAAAGAAATTATGGTTATTGGAGGAGCTAAAATATATAAAAAAATGTTATTTTATGCTAATAAATTATATTTGACTCACATAGATACTGATATTATTGGTGATTCTTATTTTCCTCAATATAAATTATATTCATCTTGGAAGGTATTATTTCAAAAAAAAAATATTAAAAATAAATTAAACCAATACAATTATACTTTTGAAATTTTGTCAAGATAA